The following nucleotide sequence is from Sander vitreus isolate 19-12246 chromosome 11, sanVit1, whole genome shotgun sequence.
CAACTAGAAGACCTGGAATTCGCAGATGACTTGGCACTACTTTCACACAGTCACCATCAGATACAAGATAAGACGACTCTACTTGCAGAAACATCAGCTCAAGTGGGCCTTAACATACACAAGGGACAGACAAAAATCATGAAGATGAACACAAATAGTGGGGAGCCAATAACACTCGAAGATACAGGAGGGATCCAGGATGGACAGACATGCAACAGATGTGTGTACAGAATAACCAGCATATTCTAATTACAGTACAGACAATTAACATTATAAAAATGATAGATAGAATTTACATATATGACAAATAGAGGATGCAAAGAAACGTCCAGGTTTCACCAGTCAGGTAGAACCTGAGCCACACAACCTCCTCTCCACCATGATCCTGGACAGAGGACACAAACAGAAGCTAAACTAAAGCACATCATTCACACAGATAGGAgcaatggtggaatgtaactaagtacatttactcaagtactgtacttaagaacaCCTTTGAGGTATATAATGAATATCAGAGTGCCCAGCcccatatacagtacaaattGGGACAGGCCATATGTGCTTGCAACTGATTAATTCTGTGTCAAGAGACACCGAGGTACCCCTGATTGGTCGTTGTGGTGACGTCATGGTGGGAGTACGCACCACCGAGGGAGATTTAGTCTGCGCTGTGTTTCTGCCACACTGCCACCTACTGTGCAGAGGAGACACCCTCACGCCTGTGttcttaaaatatatttttttcactatttatattttctttgtcCACTCCTCTGGAAAAACAATGCATTTATTCCATTACTGTACTTAGCTTTTGGAGGTAGTCTACTTGCACTTAACTTGAGTATTCCATTTTACCCCACTACATTTCACAGGAAaatgttctctcttttttcGCTTCCTAAAAGTATATGACGTAGCTAGTTAAATGAGCTTTGCCTCCAtcagctacaacattaaaatgttgcTAACACAGTAATGCATCAGTGATAATATTCCAATAATATAACAACATTTTGACAGGGGCCATGATGAGtactattattttaatattacatAAGTACATTTATAATATTATAGCCTACTATAATATGCTATACTAAACTATACTTTAACTGCTACTTTTACtaagtgaaggatctgaatGTAGGCTCCTTCACCACTTACTGCAAATACTGTGCAAGTTTATAACATGTTTGAATTCAAGATCAAGAAATGGTGGCAAGGGTGGATATCAACATGTACAAGTGTTTGATTGCACAGGCTATCAAAATGAGATTAGGGTGACTGCACTGGCAGTTTCAGGGTGTGACGTCGACCTTCACATGGCAAATAAAGAGCACACCTTAACATTAGCCAGAGTACCAAATAAGAAGAATGGagacaaaatcaaataaaaagcaAGACATTGCATTGTTGCTTTACTAGCTGTATCATACACAGAAAGCACTTTGTTTCTCACAAACAATCATGGATACAATGTCTGAAATGTGTCTCATATAACAAGAAAAAGTCTAATTGCATCATATCAAGTCACCAGGTCATAACATGGCTAATCTAAAATCATTTTCAAACATCCAGCATTGTTGGATCCTGGATGGTGTCAGGAGAGAGTCAGAGACTCTGAATACTTTTTAGTATAAATGCAGGTGTTCGATAGAAATCATTTGTTAAGGACTATATGTGAATAAACATTTAGGCAGTAACATATTGATTATAATATTTAGTAGCAGGATGAAGGTTTCCAGGTGCCATCTTGTCTCGTTCCTCCTCCTATTCCAGGAATCTTTCTCTAGTCCGAGTCGCTGCTGCAGGAGCTGCTGGAGGACTACAGAAGGGATAAACATACCACAGACATCAGTGAATCACTTCAATCATCTACAAAACAATATCAAACTTAAATTATAGCCGTTTTGTCTACATACTTACATTTGAGAACATAAAAATGATAGTCTGCCTTTCAGTGTAAAAGATTTGGAATCATTTgctaatactggaccaatgtacAGCATCTCTGTGATTAGTTGACATTATTGCaacttttgttgtatttttcacagtttgaaTTCTAAATACAATCTAATTTCTGGAGCAAACAAACCAACATGGAAGAATCATATTTGAGAAAATGACTGAATCTTACCCCCCGAGAGTGATTTCCTTTCTTGTGACATCGCTCATGCCTGTGCCTGTGCCTGTGCCTGTGGCCGTGCCCATGGCATACGTGGCCCTCGCCATGGCAGCCCTGTCCATGGCATTGGCCTGGACCAAAACCTGGTCGAGGTCCATATCCCTGTCCTTGGCATGGACCAAAACCTGGTCGAGGTCCATATCCCTGTCCTTGGCCTGGACCAAAACCAGGTCCATATCCCTGTCCTTGGCCTGGACCAAAACCAGGTCCATATCCCTGTCCTTGGCCTCCGTGTGGACCATAGGGCTGAGGAGGGTAGTTTGGTCGTGGGACAGTGCCTGGAGGATATTGAGGGTATCCCCCTGGCATCTGCTGAGGATTGTTTGGATAACCAGGAGGGTACTGGTTTCCTAAACATAACAAGAAAAGAGAAATCAGTTAGTTAATACATAGCAAAGGTGATTATCAAATATGTAAAGCACATTCATTATAATTGAAGGTGGTTGAGTGATTTACCTTGGTTCTGTCCGTACATTTTGAAACCGTAGGTTAGATCCTGAAAGCAAAAAAGAACAAcactttaaacaaatcaacacagTTCGTCTTTTACCACACATGTACAATCATGTATCTGTTTTAAGAACCGTAGAGAGGCTTCACCTAACCCAACAActgcggtcccgcataagccgtgtcacgacggtggttaactcagggttttttggggttttttgcaggcaaaacgcaatacagtcgctgcttcttaaaacaggaaggaaagctggcaaaaaaaatagccgacgctgtagatgcgtaacTCACAATGCTTAACATGTTGATCTCttatctccaacataacctgctcccgagcaggttaggtTTTCAGCATAAATTACCACGAACCTGAAGTTActtcgttaacgccaaatcttgcttcgtagcaCACGTCACAGCTCAACCATTATTATTATGTGGCTAACTCTCATAAGTCAGAACGCAATATGTCCAAGTTCAACTTTGTGTATGCTTAGAAAGGTTCTAGTGAACTCACCATGTGCTGGAGTGCAGATCCACAGATACAGCAGTCAGCTGGCTCTGCCTTTATATACACGTAAAGCCACACCTCAGATTGGTCATCAGCAGGGCAGAGCCTAAACtcacacaaaaaatgttttctccGAAAAGTGTGTAAACATACACTTcagattttgttactttttataACATAACTATTTATGTCTTTGTCATCATGTGGCACCAGATAAGcaacaatgacaataatccTGGGCAAACTCAACAgtgtcactgttacatttttgaaaatgaattaattGGCAATGTGTCACGCCACCGCATGCCGTGACTTCCGCACAGTGAcagtatgggtgtgtgtgtgtgtgtgtgtgtgtgtgtgtgtctcagtcaatgtgttttgttttatttcttctttttattatgCCTGTCGTGTGTTTGGTGCGTTTTGGTTTTCTGTGTTCCTGTATCCACCTGCATGTTCCACAGTGTGTGGACACGCCCCCTCTGCTGACTCTCCTCACACCTGGCACCAATCCCAGTCAGCGCAGCTACTCATCCTGCGTCATTCAACTGCCTTCAAATACCAGCCTGACTTTCCTCTCCCAGCTGGATTGTTGCTTACCACCCAGTACAGGTgttggtcatataattagaatatcatgaaaaagttgatttagttCAGTAATTccgttcaaaaagtgaaacttgtataatgtatacattcattccacacagactgatatatttcaagtgtttatttcttttaattttgatgattataactgacaactcagtacttagttggggctccttttgcctgaattactgcagcaatgcggcgtggcatggagtggatcagtctgtggcactgctcaggtgttatgagagcccaggttgctctgataggggccttcagctcttctgcatgttgggtctggcgcatcgcatcttcctcttcacaataccccatagattttctatggggttaaggtcaggggagtttgctggccaattaagaacagggataccatggtccttaaaccaggtactggtagctttggcactgtgtgcaggtgccaagtcctgttggaaaatgaaatctgcatctccataaagttggtcagcagcaggaagcatgaagtgctctaaaacttcctggtagacggctgcgttgaccttggacctcagaaaacacagtggaccaacaccagcagatgacatggcaccccaaaccatcactgactgtggaaactttacactggacttcaagcaacgtggattctgtgcctctcctctcttcctccacactctgggaccttgatttccaaaatttatatttatatcagagaacataactttggaccactcggcagcagtccagtcctttttgtctttagcccaggcgagatgcTTCCgatgctgtgtcttgttcaggagtggcttgacacaaggcatgcgacagctgaaacccatgtcttgcttacgtctgtgcgtggtggttcttgaagcactgactccagctgcagtccactctttgtgaatcccccccacatttttgaatgggttttgtttcacaatcctctccagggtgcggttatacTTATTGCTTGtatactttttttctaccacatcttctccttcccttggcctctctattaatgtgcttggacacagagctctgtgaacagccagcctctttagcaatgaccttttgtgtcttgccctccttgtgcaaggtgtcagtggtcgtcttttggacagctgtcaagtcagcagtcttccccatgattgtgtagcctacagaactagactgagggaccatttaaaggcctttgcaggtgttttgagttaattagctgattagagtgtggcaccaggtgtcttcagtattgaaccttttcacaatattctaattttctgagatactgaatttggggttttcattagttgtcagttctaatcatcaaaagtaaaagaaataaacacttgaaatatatcagtctgtgtggaatgaatgtatacattatacaagtttcactttttgaatggaattactgaaataaatcaactttttcatgatattctaattatatgaccagcacctgtatatagtgttgtttttgtatttaccTGTCTGCTCCATTTCCTGACATTACTAAGTGAAAGATCTCTGTCCTAGAAATTAATTGTCaatgtcaattttatttgtatatcacCTTTCATTACACGtaaacccaaagtgctttacatttaaaatgaagcATAAATAGAAATATGAATACACAACAAGACAATCaacaaaaactaaagaagacatacaaGTGTGACCAtacaaattctctctctctctcacacacacacacacacacacacactccaacaacaataacaaagggcaaatatatatataaattatatatatatatatatatatatatatatatatatatatatatatatatatatatatatatatatatatatatatatataaataataaaataatataaataaatatattgtcatatttcCCTGTTTAAATAGTGGTCTTTTTTTACACAAAGGTGTGATGTGCTCAGAAATGATACCAATaattgacaaaaaataaaaaaataaaagttttagAGGTGAACTTACTATATGCTGGATATCAGCTGTAGAAAGACTGTAAAGTTGTCTGAATCTGAATCTGTCCCCTACTGCTCCTTTTATGTGAAGCCACACCTGAACCTGAAGCAGTCCATCAGGGGCAGTGCCTGCACTCTTATCAGAAACTATTTACTTTCTCAGGGTACACTATGTGAGGGACAATGTGTATAATCTGTACCAtaagtacatgtacatgtagctGTGTTTACAAGAAGAATACTGCATGTTTGTTGCAGCAATCACATGTTATTTGTAATACTCGTAGTGGTGTTGTGAACATTTTGAGATCTCTACAGGTAGGATCTGGTCGaatgcacacaaaacatttcacatAACCTATGTGTTTCTTTGGAACTCCTTTTTTCCTCTGCACGGTGTTTTTGACATACCTGTTTGTTTGGAACATTTTCCTCATAATCCAGCAGTGTGATGTTATCAGGAGACAAAGCTCCTCTGAAGAGTGctgaccagtgttggggagtaacagaatacatgtaccagcgttacagaatacaaattatgagtaactgtattcagttacaatttaaatagttggtatttagactacagttacattgttgaaatcaatggattacatgacgatacttttctgtttcacaggtttattcactctctgaataaatgtcggcaactccatgcatttcccagaagccccgtgcgtgatcactgatagaggtagagatggagccagaaccggcacaacagagccagggcaggaatgcatttctatcttggaaattcaaacagcatttcacattaaagaaagagaagggagaaccaaatataactgtgcactgtagtgcaacttctgcttgccagcaaccaacttcctttcagtgtctaaattactccacctccacctgaagaagcatcttaaagtaggttatttttagccaagggtagtcgtctgctgtggttttactggtcaccttgctattttatagttgacgtgctaccagtggcgtaacgagccaacaccgggcccttaAGCAGGATTATGAAGGCGGgccccccctactacagcacgtgatgacggcgcaatgtccacgagtaggctaccatcaataggacaggataggatcatagagacacagcatataagagatgagatgactgacaaaatcaggagtagcctacgcgcaccacaacaacaacaaaaaaacacacaagggcaatccctccaggattttttgattgttgcggcccaaaatgcctgattttgcgataaaagttgcgatgtcttttgtatgtttgttgcaatgaagttgcagaagacagtgaaagttgcaaaagaaGGCCACTTGTTTTggggaaaataataattattactattaattaattactctgggctgagatttcctaggaactttaccaaaaaggctcaggatgctgcaaatgttggtataatatgaaaatggctggtgggtttaagacaaaaagtaataattcattgaatgaatcaaatttgaacatatgtgtcagtgtcagtggcttgttgatctttacattgttagttaatttcctatcctggcctggcccactgcagagatcagacaggatgtaaacagcaggaGCTTTCATTGAcgttagagtgaaaaaacgttactgcgtacattgatgttaaaatgtttacaggttggcaggacggtctgaaatgttctgcacggtcttttgttttgttggtaaGTGTGAGATGTTCaagtcacacacgtgaagagaacggtctctgaaacaaggaaatgaatttgacccgttctcactcccgcttggtcagtggccaaatgcgatggggggccccggctgtcaatcaatatcttccagtcacgcgggcccctgatttgtccgggcccgtaagcacctCTTACCCTGTTTACCGATAAAGCATGTTTTACACTAGACGCATCCAAGGTAGCGCGCGCCATCGTGTtgtcaaaatgacgtaatatCCTGCCGGCCCGCCCGATTTATGGCGTGCGAGCAGAGGTCGCGtacggctctttttttttcagcggcgcgcaaCAAAGCGGAAAGGCCTGAACTGATTCgccgacaaccggatgccaggactctcacagtgactgcaagtctctcttgtaaacttactaggttaagatgagttcttttatggtgaatgaaaggcttgatccgacgaagaggtcatcaaatcaaatcgaagcattgacgtcaatgctgctgccagttctgccgttgttgacctttctcttcttcttctaatctgtagaaagagcaacgtctgTAGCCTTTgatcattagcgccacctctgttcaggagaagactgcaactagtgtcgtgagcaccagcgcgggtataaatagtcacggcgatcccatgacgtcacatttgcacgcgccagctgggctgcgtctaGTGTATAAAGGGTCTTACACGTCtgcgtgcgactttacattctcctacgtgctgatttactatccccagggccgttgaaagactgactagccccgtttgacatgctagctaacgttagctaaaattagctcgtagatttttgtagtatgcagttcggggactacaaataaaaaaaatctatctgcttgttcaggtacacattcagccagttggaacagaagaacacaccagaataggcctgtttagtaagctgtatgtgatggccgcattcctacacttataaaatgcaattcaatgtggaagtaatccaagtattcagaatacgttactcagattgagtaacgtaacggaatacgttacaaattacatttttgggcatgtattctatactctgtaacggaatacgttttgaaagtatccttcccaacactggtgaTACAGACACGCCGGCACACACAAGTCACGTTTGCactcagtttttcttttcacttaCACACCATGTTAGGTGTGTAAGGTCCATCATGTTACAGGTCACAGAGTTCAACAGGGAACATACATGTATGCTCACACATAAAATAGTTTGAGGTCAAATTTACCTTTATCAAAACTTCCTTTCTGTTCAGTCTTAAGTCCTAAAGGACAAGtcttaacaaataaacaaattgcAAGTCAGTTGCAAGTCTTTCAGGTGTCTGAATGTTGATTGTTGACTAATTTAAGTCAAGTCAATGTTATTGACATAAGACAAATTGGCCTCACGGGGCTTTAATCTGTACAGAAAACAACACCCTCTGTCCTTAGACTCTTGATTCAGACAAGTTAAAACTCCACAAGATAACCTGTGACAGGGAAAAAATGGAGGAAATCTCAGAAAGGGACAGAGGAGGGATCCAGGATGGACAGACATGCAACAGATGTGTGTACAGAATAACCAACATATTCTAATTACAGTACAGACAATCAAAATTACAATAATGATAGATAGATTTTACATATATGACAAATAGAGGATGCAACTAGTCCAGTGGAACCAAAGGAAGTAAGTTTTTATCTGAAACCCAAGTCGAACAAAAAGATAGTCAGTTGGGTTATAAAGCATTCTTTTACGTCAATAAACCAGTCCAACCTGAACATACACCCCGTCTGCACAAGCTCTAATGTTAACTCGTGTTGTGACGTTTCTGCACGcacttactcaagtactgtacttaagaacaaatttgaggtacttgtactttacttgagtcttttcttttcatgccactttctacttctactccgctatatgtcagagagaaatattctactttttactccactacattcatctgacagctttagttactagttacacaAAACCCATGCagattataaaatacaatgttataTTAAAAACTATACTACCCAACAAtttaacggcctacaagtccagctgaaatgattagctgattaaacacttagttgattgacagaacagtttggatcctttccagtTTCTACAATGTGAGGATGTTTCTGCATTgagttcttttacttttaatagttTGGATACATTAACCTGATGATAtcaacatacttttacttaagtaacattttcaaggaaggacttttacttgcaagcatatttttacagtgtggtattagtacttttacttaagtaaaggatctcaatacttcttccaccactggatagAAGAATTAAAcccacagagggagagggagaaaatgGATTTGAACATTTTCCTTTTGGATTTGTACGGTTATTCTTTTGCATAACCAATGCCTAATAGGTACATCTTCAAGCTATGGGGCTTTACAAGGCCTGCTTCTTACTAATGTTTCTCTTCTGCTTTTGAAAGTGAAGTCAGATTTTTAGGGAGTCACATCTCAATTCTTAAGTCAAGTCTTCAGGAGGAAAGTTATCTGTActtcaagtctcaagtccttaTTTTTGAGTTGAGTACAAATGTGAAGTGCACAGTTTTTGACAGATCCACAGGGATATTTGAACGataatatatttgtatatatcttTACTTTGTAATTTAATCCTAACTCTTGTTGTGGGGAGAATTCACCATATAGTCTGTGTTCTTCTAATTAAGGCTTGGTTCAAACGTTAGAAAATCCCCTGATTTACCAGAAGAAGTATGAAGAAgtatgaagatgatgaagatgtaaGACAGGTTCCTCCACCTGTCTTACATAACCAGCTTGTTTATCAGCATCTACTGGCTAAACCAGTCAGACCTGTCTTGTCGTTGTTGTCAACCACACATTGTGACCGAATAGAGACACTATGTGCTTTTGCGGTCATCTGTCCCTGCACCTCAGCTCACACACAACAAATAAACTCACACACAAGCTCATGATATTTGACGACATAATTATACATTGAGAACATTCACGTACAGAATAAAAACCTTTCAAAACATTCCTCACCTCTACACCTTACCTTACACTTAAGAAAAAGTCAGGTGTGTCAGAGACAGCAATAGTGGTCAAAGGGCAAAAGACTGGAGCTTTGTATATTTTTGCCAGGTTAAAGGTCGCAGGTTTGAAtcctctctgcttctctccctCTAGCAACTGCCAGACTGCACACTCAAGAAATACTCAAGCTAGCAGGAAAACTAACCATGATGCAGTAGGAGGTGGTGCAAGGCATTGCTGAAAAATGGGTCTGCTCTGCCAACTTCCCACtctaaaaaaaggttaaaacatCATGTTTGACATGTTCACTGTTTCAAATGTAGTCAATATGTGAGGCCTCTGTTTTGGTAAAAAGACTGCATTTTATGTCATActgtcacacaaaaacatgcgCTCTTATttccatacagtatatgcactgTGTTTAATATTTGGCTGAGAGCACAAACCAATATAAAGCAAGCCAGGTACAAGTTCATGGCcaaatacagtggtgtgaaaaagtgtttgcccccttcctcatttcctgttcctttgcatgtttgtcacacttaagtgtttcgaacatcaaaccaatttaaacaaaagtcaaggacaacacaagtaaacacaaaatgcaatttgtaaatgaaggtgtttattattaaaggagaaaaaaaaatccaaaccatcatggccctgtgtgaaaaagtgattgccccccttgttaaaacatactataactgtggttgtccacacctgagttcaatttctctagccacacccaggcctgattattgccacacctgttcacaatcaaggcatcacttaaataggagctgcttgacacagtaaggtccaccagaagatccttaaaagctacacatcatgccgagacccaaagaaattcaggaacaattgagaaagaaagtaattgagatctatcagtctggaaagggttataaagccatttccaaagctttgggaatccagcgaaccacagtgagagccattatccacaaatggcgaagacatggaacagtggtgaaccttcccaggagtggccggccgcccaaaattacccccaagagcgcagcgacgactcatccaagaggtcacaaaagaccccacaacaacgtccaaagaactgcaggcctcacttgcctcagttaaggtcagcgctcatgcctccaccatcaggaaaaagactgggcaaaaatggcctgcatggcagagttccaaggagaaaaccactgctgagcaaaaagaacatcaaagcttgtctcaatttctccagaacacatcttgatgatccccaagacttttgggacaacattctgtggaccgatgagacaaaagtggaactctttggaaggtgtgtgtccaagtatatctggcgtagaaggaacactgcatttcataaaaagaacattataccaactgtaaaatatggtggtggtagtgtgatggtctggggctgtttttgctgcttcaggacctggaagacttgccgtgataaaaggaactatgaattctgctgtctaccaagagatcctgaaggagaatgtccgaccatctgttcgtgtactcaagctgaaacgaacttgggttctgcagcaggacaatgatcctaaacacaccagcaagtccaccaccgaatggctgaagaaaaaactaaatgaagactttggagtggcctagccaaagtcctgacctgaatcctattgagatgttgtggtatgaccttaaaaaggccgttcatgctcgaaaaaccctctaatgtaactgaattaggacaattctgcaaagatgagtgggccaaaaattcctccaggacgctgtaaaagcctcattgcacgttatcgcaaacgcttggttgcagttgttgctgctaagggtggcccaaccagttattaggtttaggggggcaatcactttttcacacagggccatgatggtttggatttttttttcaccttttaataattaacaccttcatttacaaattgcattttgtgtttacttgtgttgtccttgactattgtttaaattggtttgatgttcgaaacacttaagtgtgacaaacatgcaaaggaacaggaaatgaggaagggggcaaacacttttttcacaccactgtacattCACTGAAGACACATCCAGTCAAGTTAATACcataaaaacatgatttattctAAAGGAAAATGGTAGGGAAGTGAGGAACAGGGATATAAGGCAACATGGACACGTGTTTAATATACTTTATAAACCAGAGCACACTAACTGGGCATCGGGGAGTAGCTCTGATGAATGAGCTGTCCTGGAATGTCAACACAGAAAGTAATTCAGAGAATTAAatgtgctctaagcgatgttgggtgacgttacttcttgttgacgttcgaagtattgtcaaacaagctcgcccctccctcctcctcatcgcgtcccctcctcctccccctcccttccgtgcttcctgaAACAGTCATGAATGCGCATTGTGGAAGTAACCTACGTGCTAACGCTGCTGCGGTGATGGCTCaaccaaatccttcttgtcggttattggctggaacactgtttgttatgtttggtggtgcaggttggctcagtttgtttttgttgctgtttgtggagcctgggctgtctacagagaccgtggttttttacagtgtgttcaggggacaggcagctcgcggatagtgaggagatgtttgctgtatgtgacaaaaaatgttatagcctaaaaaatgcatgacatcacttagagcacctttaaatgtgtTACTTTATCTGATAGATTCAACTCTGAAAACACAATTGAAGTGTTTAAGTGTCCATAAAGGGCTACATGTAGACATTGGTAGGCTGACTGCGATTCATTAAGACTCATGACTCCATTAGGACAGCTCATGTCACCAACAAAAAAGATAGACTTTCCATTGATTGTCTGAACTTGGTGGCTGTTGTTGACATTCGGTTTTGTTATCCTGGCACAAAGTCTGATGCACCTTTTAAAAA
It contains:
- the LOC144526017 gene encoding uncharacterized protein LOC144526017, with product MDLTYGFKMYGQNQGNQYPPGYPNNPQQMPGGYPQYPPGTVPRPNYPPQPYGPHGGQGQGYGPGFGPGQGQGYGPGFGPGQGQGYGPRPGFGPCQGQGYGPRPGFGPGQCHGQGCHGEGHVCHGHGHRHRHRHRHERCHKKGNHSRGSSSSSCSSDSD